The Bacteriovorax sp. PP10 nucleotide sequence GAATATTGAAAATTAGAATTATTTCTGCCCGATATGTGCATGCGAAAGAAGTGAGGAGACTTTATGAAGAAAACAACAACTAAGAAAAAAGCTACGAAAGTAGCAAAAAAAGTTGTGGCAAAAAAAAAATTAAGGCCCCTTGATTTGAGTGGAGATGATCCTCTTGATCAAGATTTTTCAGATGTTGATTTTGGTGGAAAGTGGATGACGTTTAGTGATCTATTTGAGTTTGAACCTAAAAATAAGACTATTACACTTAGGGTTCCTGAATCAATGTTGGAAAGTCTAAAAACGATTGCAAACAAAGAAAAAACTGACTATCAAAAATTAATAAGAGAAGCTTTAGCAGAGTTAATATCGAAAAGGTTAAAAGCAGCATAAATGCAAACCAAAGTAGAAGGCATCGTCCTATCCAAAATTCCCTACGATGAACGGCACATCATCGCTCATCTGCTTCTTCGCACTGGAAGAAAGATTTCTGTCGTCTTCTACGGTGGACGTGGCGGTGGGAAAAAACAAAAGTCCTCAATCATTGAATTAGGATTCATGCTTTCGGTTGAACTTTCTCAAGCTAAAACCAACACTGAAATTTACCACGCTAAAGAATGGAATATGGTCTGGCATCACGACATGATCAGAAACAATCACAGCGCTTTTTATTTAATGTGCTTCTTTCTTGAAGTGATTAACAAAATTGCGCCAACTGAAAATCTTCACGACGTTCACGAAGAAAATACTGAGATGGTAGGACTATTCACCTCGCTTAGTAATGCTCTTGTGCATCTGGAGCGCTCACTTAAAGAAAAATCATTTTACAGTCACTCGCATTCTGTCGTTTTCCTGACAAAGACTCTGCTTCATTTGGGAGTTTTCCCTGAAAGAGAGCATTGCACGCTTTGCGGAATAGAGCTTCAGGGGTTCAATGATATGTATTTGATTCCGGAGGAAGGAGGATTTGCCTGCCCACCATGCGTAAACCAAAACAAATCCTACTCGGTTCAGTCGGGACGCGAGTTATGGGAGCTTGTTGGCCACATAGCGCACACAAAGTATTCGGAACTTGGATCCCTCAAGCTGGAATACAAATCACTTCCTAGAATGCTCTTTCATTATTTTTGCTTTCAGTTTCACTTCGAAGAAAAAGATTTTAAGACCGCTTCTATGGTATTTTAACGCCCGTCCTGCTAATGTAGGGCATGATTAAAAAACTTGTTAAACAGCTTTGGCCGTATCTTAAACCTTATAAGAAAATGGCGATTGCTTCATTCTTATTATCATTCGTACTTGCTGCTCTTGCCGGAGCTCAGGTTAAATTAGTTAAACCTATTTTTGATAAAGGTCTAAGCGGTGACTCTTCGTTAAACGAAGTACTGACACTTGCAGGACTACTTTTATTTGTAGGGATTTTAAATTTTCCGACAAGATATTATCATTTCTACTGGATGAGATTTGTTGGCGAAAAAATGAACTCGGATATGCGAGCGAGACTTTTTGCTAAACTTCAAAGACTGCCAACTTCTTTTTACAATCAAAATAAACAAGGGCGCATGCTCTCGACAATTTTGAACGACGCTGAGATTTTTGCTCAATCGTTTAGAGCTATCGTTGATATTATCAGAGAGCCGGTAAAGGCCCTGGTGTACCTTGGACTTGCAATCTACAGTGACTGGCAACTGACTCTAGTTATCTTAGTTGTTGGGCCGTTGTTTGTTATTATCTTCCAGGTAAGTGGGAAAAAAGTTAAAGCAAACCAATCTGAAGTTCAGGAAGGCCGTGCTGAATTAACTCACAATCTAAGTGAAGGTTTATCTGCTCACAAAGTAACGAAGGCGTTTAACCTTCAAGAATTTGTTATGAGTCGTTTTATCAGATCACAAAATTATTATTTCGATTATACGATGAGAACATCGAAAGTTGAAGAGATTGCCCATCCATTCGTTGAACTTGTGGGAGCGATTGCTTTTTCTTGTGTGATTGTTTTTGCTTACTTCAGAATTAAATCAGGAGCGATGACGATCGGGGATTTCATTCAGTTCGTAGCAGCTCTTGCTCTACTTATGGATCCAATCAGAAAGTATTCTCAGGCCAATGTAAAACTTGGACAAGGACTAGCTGCTGCTGATCGTATCAATCAAATTTTAGATCTTGATGAAGAAGTTGATCGTGGAACTTATGAAGTGAAACACTTTGAATCTGAAATCGTAGTTAAAGATGTAACGTTTAGTTATGGTGAAGGCGAAGTTCTAAAAAACCTAAGTCTCTCAGTGAAAAAAGGACAGAAGATCGCGCTTGTTGGTTTATCTGGGTCTGGAAAATCGACGCTGATAAATCTTCTTTTAGGGTTATACCCAATTGATAATGGTTCAATCACAATCGACGGAAGAAAGCTTTCTGAAATTGAATTGAAGCCGCTTAGAAAGCTCTTTGGACTTGTGTCTCAAGATGTTTTTTTATTCCACGATACTATTAGATCCAACCTGACTATCGGTGGATTGTTTACAGATGAACAAATTAGAAAAGCGCTGGAAGTTTCTTATGCTTCTGAGTTCGTTGATAAACTTCCAAATGGGCTTGAAACGGTGATTGGCGACAGGGGAGCGAAGCTTTCTGGTGGTCAGCAGCAACGCCTGACGATTGCCCGCGCATTCTTACAGAATACGGATATCCTGCTTTTTGATGAAGCGACGAGTGCTCTTGATAATGAATCTGAAAAAGTTGTTCAGCGCGCCCTTGAGGCCATTGCTGGGAATAAAACTGTTATCGCTGTAGCGCACAGACTTTCGACTGTTCAGGATTACGATAGAATCTTCGTTTTAAAAGACGGCCGTTTAGTCGAAGAAGGGCCGCACGCTGAGCTAATCGCGAAAAATGGCGAGTATAAAAAACTTTATGAGCTTTCTTTAAAGGCCTAGGCCTTCCATTGGATACCGCTCGGTGTTATCTGGGGCGGTATTCCAGTCATTTAAATCAAAAATTTTAATTACAAATACCCAGCTAAAAAGTAATCTTTTAGAGACAAATTTTCATATATATAGCCTGGAGAATTAGCGTGTCTAATGAAAGCAATTTAAAATCAATGAGTGACTTAGTGGCCCTGTGTAAGCAGCGTGGATTTGTTTTTCAATCATCAGAAATTTATGGTGGATTGAATTCATGTTGGGATATGGGACCGTATGGAGTTGAGTTAAAAAATAACTTAAAAGCTCGCTGGTGGAAATCGATGACTCTACGTCAAGACGTAGTAGGTATCGATGCTTCAATTCTTATGCACCCAACAGTTTGGAAAGCTTCTGGTCACGTTGACGGATTTTCTGATCCAATGGTCGACTGTAAAGTTTGTAAAGAAAGATTCAGAGCAGACAATATCGATATGACGAAACCATGCCCTAAGTGTGGATCAAAAGAATCATACACAGATGTACGCCAATTCAATTTGATGTTTAAAACTCAAATGGGAGCAATGGAAGATACTTCTTCAATGGTTTATTTAAGACCAGAAACAGCTCAAGGGATTTTCGTAAACTTCTTAAACGTTCAAACAACGATGAGAAAAAAATTACCATTTGGTATCGCTCAAATCGGTAAAGCATTCAGAAATGAAATCACTCCAGGTAACTTCATTTTCAGAACTCGCGAGTTCGAACAAATGGAAATGCAATATTTCGTAAAACCAGGAACTCAAAAAGAGTCGATGGAGCAATGGAAAGAAACACGTTGGAAATGGCACGTTGAAAATGGTCTGCGCGCTGAAAAAATTAAGTGGGCACCACATGGACCAGATTCATTAGCTCACTACGCTGACGCTGCTACAGATATCGAATATGAATTCCCAATGGGATGGGGAGAGATGGAAGGGATTCACTCTCGTACAGACTTCGACTTAAAACAACACCAGGAATTCTCTGGTAAAAATATGAACTATGTTGACCAGGTTAATAACGAAAAATATCTTCCATACGTAATTGAAACTTCAGTTGGTGCAGACAGATGTTTACTAGCTATTCTTTGTGATGCTTACAGATTAGAAAATGCAGGGGATCCAGATAAAGAAAGATCGGTAATGAAGTTCCACCCGGCACTTGCTCCGATCAAAACTGCGATCATGCCGCTTTCTAAAAAATCTGAACTTGAAGAAGTTTCAAATAAATTATTTGAAGATGTAAGTGCTAACTACAAATCAGAATACGATGTAGCTGGATCAATCGGAAAACGTTACAGACGTCAGGATGAGATCGGAACTCCTTATTGTATTACTGTAGACTTCGATACATTAAACGATCATGCAGTCACAATCAGAAGCCGCGATACAATGACTCAAGAGAGAATTGGTATTGCTAACGTACAAAATTATTTAAAAGATAAATTTAAATTTTAATTTGGCCTTAATTAACCGAGGTGTATAAATGACAAAGCAATGGGTGTATCTCTTCAGCGCAGAAAAGACAGAAGGGAACAAAGACATGAAGGATCTTCTTGGTGGAAAAGGTGCAAACCTTGCCGAGATGTGTTCGCTAAAACTATCAGTGCCGCCAGGATTTACTGTAACGACTGAAGCTTGTTTGGACTATGAGAAGAACAAGAAAAGCATCAACCAGGACGTAAGAGCGCAAGTTCTTAAATCAATCACTGAAGTTGAAGCGATGACTGGAAAGAAGTTTGGTGACAATGCCAATCCACTTCTATTTTCTGTTAGATCAGGTGCTCGTGCTTCAATGCCGGGGATGATGGATACAGTTTTAAACCTTGGTCTTAACGATCAATCAGTTTTAGGTTTAGCAAAATTAACAAACAACGACCGCTTTGCATGGGACTCATATAGAAGATTCATTCAAATGTACGCAAACGTTGTTATGGATTTCAACGTTTCTCTTCTTGAAGCAACTCTTGAAGATTTAAAAGAAGCACGTGGAGTTCATGAAGATACTCAATTATCAGCAGCTGATTTAAGAGAACTGGTAACAGTATTCAAGAGAATTATTCTCGAAGAATCAGGTGAGTCTTTCCCAACTGATCCAATGGAGCAATTGTGGTTAGCAGTGTCTGCAGTATTTAATTCTTGGGGAAATCCAAGAGCTGTTAAGTACCGTGAGATTTACGATATCCCTCATAGCTGGGGAACAGCAGTAAACGTTCAATCAATGGTTTTTGGTAACATGGGTGAGGACTGCGCGACTGGTGTATGTTTTACTCGTGACCCATCAACTGGAGAGAGAAAATTCTTCGGTGAGTATTTAATCAATGCTCAAGGTGAAGACGTTGTTGCGGGAATCAGAACTCCTCAACCAATTAACGATTTCTCAAAGAACGATTCAAACAAACACTTCAAGACTCTTGAAGAAGCAATGCCAGCAGCGTTCGCGGACCTGACGACAGTTTATAAAAAACTGGAAGCTCACTACAAAGACATGCAGGATATTGAGTTCACAATTGAAAATAAAAAACTTTATATTCTTCAAACAAGAAACGGAAAGAGAACTGCAGCAGCTGGAATCAAGATTGCCGTTGACCTGGTTTCAGAAGGGATTCTTTCAAAACAAGAAGCACTTCTAAGAGTTGGTCCTGAAGATTTAAACCAACTTCTTCACCCTAGATTAGATCCAAAAGCAGTTAAGAAAATTATCGCTAAAGGTCTTCCAGCATCTCCAGGTGCTGGCGGTGGTATGATTGCTTTTACAAGTGAGCATGCTCATGCAATGAACGAAGAAGGAAAGAAAGTTATTCTGGTTCGCCAGGAAACTTCTCCAGAAGACATTGCCGGAATGGTCGCTTCTCAAGGTATTTTAACAGCTCGAGGAGGGATGACTTCTCACGCAGCGGTTGTTGCTCGCGGAATGGGGAAACCTTGTGTTGCTGGTTGTTCTGCTCTTATGGTGGATGCAAAAGCTGGTACATTAACTGTTGGTGGAAAAGTTTATAAAGAAGGTGACTTCCTTACAATCGACGGTGGAACAGGTGAAGTTATTGAAGGACTAGTTCCAACAATCGATGCTGCTATCACTGACGACTTTGCAACTTTCATGAAGTGGTCTGATGAATTCAGAAAGCTTGGTGTAAGAACAAATGCTGATTCTCCTGAAGATGCTAAAGTGGCCATTAAGTTTGGCGCTGAAGGTATTGGTCTGACTCGTACAGAACATATGTTCTTTGAAAAAGATAGAATCCTTGCTGTTCGTGAAATGATTTTTGCTAACACTGTCACTGATAGAGAAAAAGCACTGGCGAAAATTCTTCCTTTCCAGAGAGAAGATTTCGTTGGAATTTTTACGGTATTAAATAATCTTCCAGTAAATATTCGTCTTTTAGATCCACCTCTTCACGAGTTTCTTCCTCATTCTGAAGAAGATAAAAAAGAACTTGCTACAAGTCTTGGATTAGATCTTAAAGCAATTGAAAATCGTGGAGAGCAACTTCATGAGTTCAACCCAATGCTTGGACACAGAGGATGCCGTCTTGGTGTAACGTTCCCTGAGATTTATCGCATGCAAGTTCAAGCGATCATCGAAGCTGCACTGATCTGTGCTGATAAAGGAATCAATGTTTACCCTGAGATCATGATCCCTCTTGTGGCAGTTGAAGGTGAATTAAGTCTTCTTAAATCAGAAGCAATCGCTGAGATTGAAAGAGTGTTTAAAGAAAAAGGTAAAAAAGTAAAATACAAAATCGGAACAATGATCGAGCTTCCAAGAGCTGCCATCATGGGTGGATCAATTGCAAAACATGCAGAGTTCTTCTCTTTTGGTACAAACGATCTAACTCAAACAACGTTTGGTTTATCTCGTGATGATGCTGGAAAGTTCTTACCTGAATACGTTAGTAAAGGTCTGGTTCCAAATGATCCATTCGTTTCTATCGATCAGGAAGGTGTAGGTTTCTTAATGAGACATGCAGTAACTGAAGGGCGCAAAGCTAATCCTGATATGCACTTTGGGATTTGCGGAGAGCATGGTGGAGAGCCGAAATCGATTGAGTTCTGTCATAAGATTGGACTTGATTACGTTTCTTGCTCGCCTTATCGTGTGCCTATCGCAAGATTGGCAGCAGCTCAGGCAGCGATTAGAAATACAAAATAATTAGTAAGCACTAAGGGCCAGTGATGGCCCTTTGCTTTTTAGGGAGGATTTTATGAAGTTACTATCTATCTTTACACTTCTATGTTTATTCTCAGTTAACTCTTATGCTGAAAGATGCGAAGGGGTTAATGCTTGTGTTGATCTTTATTCAAGATTAACTAATAAAAAATTGTCAATTGATCCAGCTATCACAGATGAAGTGACACTTGCTGTTCCGGATGTAGACCTGACAAAAGAAAATGCTAACGTTGAATTCGAAAAATTCCTTAATAAGAATGGTGGGATGACGATTTTGGCAAATACAGTTATCAGTAAAAGAGCAGGTGATTTCCTGACTGCTCCTATTTATGTTGTTAGCGAAAATAACATTCCAATGATGATCAATAAAGATGGCCTGGTGACTTTTGTTTATCACACAAAAGGAGCTACAAAGAAATTAGCTGATAAAACAAGAATTATGCTAAGTAAGAAAAAACTTGCGGATAAAACGTTTGCTAAGACTGTTGAGTTTTCAACGAATAAAATTATCGTTGTTTGCGATACGTATGAGCGTGCTGACAAAATCGTAAGAACAATGATCAAATTAGATAAGTAATTTTTCAATAATGTTTTTAACTTCAGGTGTAACTTCAACACCTGAAGTTTTAAAACTCCACTCAGTGCTCACTCTCGCCGACATCGTCTTTAACACTTCCAATAATTGCGCCTGAACAAACATCGCTTCTGAACTTGAAGAGAAGATCAAACCAACTTTTTTATCCATCAGTTCACCACTGCCAACGATCCAATCAAGAGCGTTCTTAAGGCTTCCAGGGATTCCATGAGCGTATTCGGGAGTAGAGATAAGGATAGCGTCTGCTTGAATCAGCGCCTTTCTCCATTTGAAGAGAGCATCATTGGGAGCAAATTCAATATCAGGATTGAAATGCGGAAGACCATCAATCGCGTCAAAGATCTCAACTTGAGTGACTCCAGCGTATTCTTCTTTTATATGACGAAGGATCTGAGAGTTTTTTGAGCTTGAACGATTAGAACCAGAGACTGCTAATAGAGTTTTCATCTTTTTATGTTAAACTTATTGCATGAAAAATCAATTATTAGATTCGGCCCTTAGTTTATTAGAAGATCAACATTTCGACTCGCTTGCAGTCGGTGTCATTGATTTTAAAAATCAAAAGTTTGAAAATTTTGAAATTAGCGCAACCAATGTTGTGTCTGAAAAACCTTATCTCTATTTTGATTTGGCGAGTTTAACAAAGGCCTTAACCAATTCGGCCGTGAGATTAAAGTCTCCGGAAGTATTTGATGAAAAAAGTAACTTACTACTCAATCACACCGCAGGTCTTCCAAGCGGGGGATTATTATCAAAAAAAACGTGGAGAGAAGAAATTCTTTCTTACGATGTGAAATTGTCACCTACATTGTACTCAGATTACTCATCGCTGAGATGTATGCTGGAAATTGAAAAGAAATCCGGTAAGAAGTTAAAAGAATTATGTTCTTATTATTTCGATCCCGAATTGGTTCACTGGATGGAGCTGCCTGAGAATGCTTTTTCGCCTGAGTACGGGATTAGAAATAAGCAGATTATAAGCGGGCAGGTCCATGACAATAATTGCTTTAACATTGCTGAGTTTGTCTCTCATGCTGGATTGTTTGCAACGATTGACGGACTTTGTAGATCATTGATTAATTTAAATCAGAAAGCTTCAATGAATGAACAGATGTTGAATGCTTTTAAGACTCACAAAAACGAAGACCGTTTTGTGATGGGATTTGATCATGTGATGGACCCGGAAAACACACTTGCAGGAAAGGGAGCGACGACAAAGACGTTTGGCCATTTAGGTTTCACTGGAACATCTTTCTGGATAAATCCGGAAACAAATATCGGTGCTGTGATTTTAACGAATGCTACTCAAACATATTGGTACGAAAGATCGGGACTTACTAAATTAAGAAAAGCACTTGGTGCTGCTATCTGGAGGATGTAATGAATTCAATTTCTAGTGCGATAGTGGCCTTTGGTGTGGCCTTAGGTGGATTTTTTATCGGCAACGGTATTATTCAGTTCAAGAAGCTCGACAGAGTGGTTGAAGTGAAAGGTTTGTCAGAGAGAATTGTTGATTCTAATGAAGCCCGCTGGTCGTTAACGGTGAATGCAGCTTCAGACAATATGATGGACTTGAATAAAAAGACTATTGAAATTCAGGCAGCAACACTGGCCTTTTTAGAAGCACAGGGATTTTCAAAAGAAGAAATTCAAAAAGATGCCGGGAACATTACGGATAAAGAAGCTCAAGAGTATGGGGAAAGAAAAGGGGCACGCTTTGTTTATCGTGGTGGGTTTGTTGTAACTAGTAAAAAAATTGATAAGCTGGTGCTGGCAAGTCAAAAGACGGACGAGCTTTTGAGTAAAGGTGTGGCACTTTCAAGTAGCAGGATCAGTTACTTTTTTACTGATTTAAATTCGATTAAACCTAAGATGCTTGAAGAGTCTACGAAAAATGCTAAAGCGGCAGCGCAGAGTTTTGCGGTGAATGCTGGGGCGAAAGTAGGGGATATTAAGAATGCCTCTCAAGGGTTGTTTTCGATTGGCTCACCGATTAATGACTACGATTCGGAGACGTCATTGAAGAAGAAGGTGAGAGTTGTGAGTCAGGTTGTGTTTTATTTAGAATAGAAAACTGGAAATAAAAAAAGGCCCTTTGCAGGGCCTTTTTTATAAGAAGATTTTTTATTTTAATTCTTCAGGTAGTTTTGTTACTTTATCAAGAGAGTAAACTTTTAAAAGCGTTCCATTGTATTCACCATTAACATCAGTTTGAGCTTCTACGCTTTCTGAAACTTTAATCATGTAACTAGAATCAAACATATTTCCTGTTCCATCAAATCTAAATCCAACAAAGTAAATAGAAGATTGACCAGCTGAGGCCCATCCACCTCTACCGTAAGATACTTGAACTGAATTCGTGATTTCAACAGATCCACATCCTTCGATATACTCTAATGGTGACGTGCTTACTTCTCCACAGCTTTCCATTTCAATTTCTGCAATAGCTTTGGCCAAAGGAGAGTTTTTATCTGCTGCCAGGTCAGATAAAAAGCGATCGCTTTCGATTCCATCAATGTAGATTGCTGCCTGAGTACCTTCGTTGCTTTCTTCAGTGATTGTTACTACTGCTTCAACCGAACTGATTTTTTTGTACGAACGAGTTGTTGTTGATTCATCTGCATGAGCAGCGAATGATAGAACTAGTAAACTTAGAATAAGTGCTTTCATAATATAACCTCTTTATATAAAAAATTTGTAAGGAGAATATATAGGATTTTTAATTACCCCAGAAGATTTCTGTAAAAATTACACAATGAAATCAATAGGATGGCAGCCGAACGACTATAGGGTTTCTTATGAATGTAGCAAGTTTAATTAATTAGCGGGGCTAACGAAAGAAATTTTTAATCATTCCAAAGCAGCCGACACGAGGCCTATACTGAAAATCTTTTAAAAATCCATCTTGCATACCCTCGTTGGTCTTATAAGTTTCAATCTCAATTTGATTAAACAGGGCGAGACCTACAATCTTATTGTCGATGAGTTCATAGACGGCATGGTCAGTTAAGAAATAAGTCGTCTTACCATTGGTCTGACTAGATAAATTAATCCACTCCTGGTTGGCCTTTTTTCTTTCAAAAAAAGCACGCAACTCAGAACTATCTTTGAGAGGTTTCTTTTTAATTTTATTATCGAGAGTGGTTTGATCTAAAACAATCTGTTCAATTTTTTGATAAGTCGACATATCTGGAGCGTATTTTAAATTCAGCTTTAAGTATGAATTGATTTGCCTCAAGTACATCTTGTCAATTTTTCCTTTGAGCTCATCTACTTTAGCGACAGTGAGTGACGTATCGTATTTTGCAACTTCAGCAAGTAGGAGATCGAAGACCTGGCGTTTATAGAAAAAGGCGTAACTACTAATATAGTTTCCTCTACCACCACGTAGGTTGTATTTAGCAGCACTACCAGCATTCATGTAAACTTCAAGTGGTCCACCATTTCCGGCCATGGCCACTGGATCTGTCCAGACTCCACCAAAATCACGTAGGACCCATTTGCCTGTTGGTTTTAAATCAGGAGTCGTTTCAAAAACTAAATTTTGTGAATGTGGCTCAAAATTAATGCCATTTTTAAGAGAGAGATTTTCAAACATCGTAAGGTAGCTTGTGATCATATACTCTTCAAAAAAGGCGTAAGAGTTCAAACCACTTTTTTTAATGACATCTATAATAAGCGGGTGAGGCTGACGATTCGGACTCATTAAGGCAGAAAATGAAAACCATTTATTTTTTCCACTAATAATTTCTTCAGGGATTTCTTTAAT carries:
- a CDS encoding ABC transporter ATP-binding protein: MIKKLVKQLWPYLKPYKKMAIASFLLSFVLAALAGAQVKLVKPIFDKGLSGDSSLNEVLTLAGLLLFVGILNFPTRYYHFYWMRFVGEKMNSDMRARLFAKLQRLPTSFYNQNKQGRMLSTILNDAEIFAQSFRAIVDIIREPVKALVYLGLAIYSDWQLTLVILVVGPLFVIIFQVSGKKVKANQSEVQEGRAELTHNLSEGLSAHKVTKAFNLQEFVMSRFIRSQNYYFDYTMRTSKVEEIAHPFVELVGAIAFSCVIVFAYFRIKSGAMTIGDFIQFVAALALLMDPIRKYSQANVKLGQGLAAADRINQILDLDEEVDRGTYEVKHFESEIVVKDVTFSYGEGEVLKNLSLSVKKGQKIALVGLSGSGKSTLINLLLGLYPIDNGSITIDGRKLSEIELKPLRKLFGLVSQDVFLFHDTIRSNLTIGGLFTDEQIRKALEVSYASEFVDKLPNGLETVIGDRGAKLSGGQQQRLTIARAFLQNTDILLFDEATSALDNESEKVVQRALEAIAGNKTVIAVAHRLSTVQDYDRIFVLKDGRLVEEGPHAELIAKNGEYKKLYELSLKA
- a CDS encoding SIMPL domain-containing protein; protein product: MNSISSAIVAFGVALGGFFIGNGIIQFKKLDRVVEVKGLSERIVDSNEARWSLTVNAASDNMMDLNKKTIEIQAATLAFLEAQGFSKEEIQKDAGNITDKEAQEYGERKGARFVYRGGFVVTSKKIDKLVLASQKTDELLSKGVALSSSRISYFFTDLNSIKPKMLEESTKNAKAAAQSFAVNAGAKVGDIKNASQGLFSIGSPINDYDSETSLKKKVRVVSQVVFYLE
- a CDS encoding CopG family antitoxin — translated: MKKTTTKKKATKVAKKVVAKKKLRPLDLSGDDPLDQDFSDVDFGGKWMTFSDLFEFEPKNKTITLRVPESMLESLKTIANKEKTDYQKLIREALAELISKRLKAA
- a CDS encoding glycine--tRNA ligase yields the protein MSDLVALCKQRGFVFQSSEIYGGLNSCWDMGPYGVELKNNLKARWWKSMTLRQDVVGIDASILMHPTVWKASGHVDGFSDPMVDCKVCKERFRADNIDMTKPCPKCGSKESYTDVRQFNLMFKTQMGAMEDTSSMVYLRPETAQGIFVNFLNVQTTMRKKLPFGIAQIGKAFRNEITPGNFIFRTREFEQMEMQYFVKPGTQKESMEQWKETRWKWHVENGLRAEKIKWAPHGPDSLAHYADAATDIEYEFPMGWGEMEGIHSRTDFDLKQHQEFSGKNMNYVDQVNNEKYLPYVIETSVGADRCLLAILCDAYRLENAGDPDKERSVMKFHPALAPIKTAIMPLSKKSELEEVSNKLFEDVSANYKSEYDVAGSIGKRYRRQDEIGTPYCITVDFDTLNDHAVTIRSRDTMTQERIGIANVQNYLKDKFKF
- a CDS encoding serine hydrolase domain-containing protein; amino-acid sequence: MKNQLLDSALSLLEDQHFDSLAVGVIDFKNQKFENFEISATNVVSEKPYLYFDLASLTKALTNSAVRLKSPEVFDEKSNLLLNHTAGLPSGGLLSKKTWREEILSYDVKLSPTLYSDYSSLRCMLEIEKKSGKKLKELCSYYFDPELVHWMELPENAFSPEYGIRNKQIISGQVHDNNCFNIAEFVSHAGLFATIDGLCRSLINLNQKASMNEQMLNAFKTHKNEDRFVMGFDHVMDPENTLAGKGATTKTFGHLGFTGTSFWINPETNIGAVILTNATQTYWYERSGLTKLRKALGAAIWRM
- a CDS encoding NADPH-dependent FMN reductase, yielding MKTLLAVSGSNRSSSKNSQILRHIKEEYAGVTQVEIFDAIDGLPHFNPDIEFAPNDALFKWRKALIQADAILISTPEYAHGIPGSLKNALDWIVGSGELMDKKVGLIFSSSSEAMFVQAQLLEVLKTMSARVSTEWSFKTSGVEVTPEVKNIIEKLLI
- a CDS encoding IucA/IucC family siderophore biosynthesis protein, whose translation is MKFCGYAIFLFMSLLLQNCDNNITIATAPSRHIASDFVEKINGKESISKGVSEFLSEEQNLHNKDLWGKHAFASGTDPKYVPEKNPKFPLPYYLIPESDAKFLYSKGLDAKIADQLYLLVSGVKYYKLFIHPESEDQFSFLKNAYRYIGPIETEFMASPTSSYSSLIVWNQSSKRKPFIVKVSLNKTADSISENEVERSIANQRVFEHIGSDKLAQMNVKIFPESGGLIFNRQTGSSSEKLGGQLIKEIPEEIISGKNKWFSFSALMSPNRQPHPLIIDVIKKSGLNSYAFFEEYMITSYLTMFENLSLKNGINFEPHSQNLVFETTPDLKPTGKWVLRDFGGVWTDPVAMAGNGGPLEVYMNAGSAAKYNLRGGRGNYISSYAFFYKRQVFDLLLAEVAKYDTSLTVAKVDELKGKIDKMYLRQINSYLKLNLKYAPDMSTYQKIEQIVLDQTTLDNKIKKKPLKDSSELRAFFERKKANQEWINLSSQTNGKTTYFLTDHAVYELIDNKIVGLALFNQIEIETYKTNEGMQDGFLKDFQYRPRVGCFGMIKNFFR
- the ppdK gene encoding pyruvate, phosphate dikinase, with the protein product MTKQWVYLFSAEKTEGNKDMKDLLGGKGANLAEMCSLKLSVPPGFTVTTEACLDYEKNKKSINQDVRAQVLKSITEVEAMTGKKFGDNANPLLFSVRSGARASMPGMMDTVLNLGLNDQSVLGLAKLTNNDRFAWDSYRRFIQMYANVVMDFNVSLLEATLEDLKEARGVHEDTQLSAADLRELVTVFKRIILEESGESFPTDPMEQLWLAVSAVFNSWGNPRAVKYREIYDIPHSWGTAVNVQSMVFGNMGEDCATGVCFTRDPSTGERKFFGEYLINAQGEDVVAGIRTPQPINDFSKNDSNKHFKTLEEAMPAAFADLTTVYKKLEAHYKDMQDIEFTIENKKLYILQTRNGKRTAAAGIKIAVDLVSEGILSKQEALLRVGPEDLNQLLHPRLDPKAVKKIIAKGLPASPGAGGGMIAFTSEHAHAMNEEGKKVILVRQETSPEDIAGMVASQGILTARGGMTSHAAVVARGMGKPCVAGCSALMVDAKAGTLTVGGKVYKEGDFLTIDGGTGEVIEGLVPTIDAAITDDFATFMKWSDEFRKLGVRTNADSPEDAKVAIKFGAEGIGLTRTEHMFFEKDRILAVREMIFANTVTDREKALAKILPFQREDFVGIFTVLNNLPVNIRLLDPPLHEFLPHSEEDKKELATSLGLDLKAIENRGEQLHEFNPMLGHRGCRLGVTFPEIYRMQVQAIIEAALICADKGINVYPEIMIPLVAVEGELSLLKSEAIAEIERVFKEKGKKVKYKIGTMIELPRAAIMGGSIAKHAEFFSFGTNDLTQTTFGLSRDDAGKFLPEYVSKGLVPNDPFVSIDQEGVGFLMRHAVTEGRKANPDMHFGICGEHGGEPKSIEFCHKIGLDYVSCSPYRVPIARLAAAQAAIRNTK
- the recO gene encoding DNA repair protein RecO, which encodes MQTKVEGIVLSKIPYDERHIIAHLLLRTGRKISVVFYGGRGGGKKQKSSIIELGFMLSVELSQAKTNTEIYHAKEWNMVWHHDMIRNNHSAFYLMCFFLEVINKIAPTENLHDVHEENTEMVGLFTSLSNALVHLERSLKEKSFYSHSHSVVFLTKTLLHLGVFPEREHCTLCGIELQGFNDMYLIPEEGGFACPPCVNQNKSYSVQSGRELWELVGHIAHTKYSELGSLKLEYKSLPRMLFHYFCFQFHFEEKDFKTASMVF